A genome region from Streptomyces antimycoticus includes the following:
- a CDS encoding putative protein N(5)-glutamine methyltransferase codes for MSASSASPSLITFPSVVSRLRAAGCVFAEDEARLILATARTPAGLHAMVERRAAGLPLEHVLGWAEFRGLRISVDAGVFVPRRRTEFLVDQAEALARPGAVVVDLCCGSGALGAALASSLGEVELYAADIDPVAVACARRNVEPVGGTVYEGDLYEPLPAALRGRVGILLANVPYVPTEEVGLLPPEARVHEARVALDGGVDGLDVLRRVTAEAGRWLAPGGSLLFETSGRQAASALAIVADDGLEPRLAECGEREATVVIGTSRRHLRGCPTHLDA; via the coding sequence ATGTCGGCTTCATCAGCTTCACCTTCACTCATCACCTTCCCCTCCGTCGTCTCCAGGCTCCGCGCCGCCGGGTGTGTGTTCGCCGAGGACGAGGCGCGGTTGATCCTCGCCACGGCTCGTACCCCGGCCGGGCTCCACGCCATGGTGGAGCGGCGCGCCGCCGGGCTGCCGCTGGAGCATGTGCTCGGCTGGGCGGAGTTCCGGGGGCTTCGGATATCCGTCGACGCCGGGGTCTTCGTGCCGCGCCGGCGCACCGAGTTCCTGGTCGATCAGGCCGAGGCGCTGGCCCGGCCCGGGGCCGTCGTGGTCGATCTGTGCTGCGGTTCGGGCGCGCTGGGCGCCGCGCTGGCCTCATCCCTCGGCGAGGTGGAGCTGTACGCGGCCGATATCGACCCCGTCGCGGTGGCCTGCGCGCGGCGCAACGTCGAGCCCGTGGGCGGCACGGTGTACGAGGGCGATCTCTACGAGCCGCTGCCCGCCGCGCTGCGCGGCCGGGTCGGCATCCTGCTGGCCAACGTTCCGTATGTGCCGACCGAGGAGGTCGGGCTGCTGCCGCCGGAGGCCCGGGTGCACGAGGCGCGGGTGGCGCTGGACGGCGGTGTGGACGGGCTCGATGTCCTGCGGCGGGTGACCGCCGAGGCGGGCCGATGGCTGGCCCCGGGCGGCTCGCTGCTGTTCGAGACGAGCGGGCGGCAGGCGGCCTCGGCCCTGGCCATCGTCGCTGATGACGGGCTGGAACCACGGCTGGCCGAGTGCGGGGAGCGGGAGGCGACGGTGGTGATCGGGACCAGCCGTCGGCACCTCAGGGGATGCCCGACGCACCTTGACGCCTGA